A genomic window from Streptomyces sp. NBC_00234 includes:
- a CDS encoding tetratricopeptide repeat protein, producing the protein MSNQSVAAGVGLAGVMAHCGGNPLIAVELLVGAIASAPASPEPYAALAELWRDRRPELEAGLERDSSLSALPAQAHFLFLKGDMDDAAMTLGSVTGARPDVAWGDAPWFGDPRFLAAVSAEALAEACLRTLDYGHDLDTDEMRERFAAWFHAIDMVSQRSPVPESLAAMARLPRACGHYDLSFALCDRADADERVMWTAVARAATWRVMGDLDRAAAAFEDALTLEPDNWSLYLDLADVRAEQGDFAAAVDLAEQGLHHEPHEVALRAAATAYRTRLSGSPDDLRALIALAPQLANASYRNLLIDYACAGPGLPPTLVTETLRLRKN; encoded by the coding sequence ATGTCGAATCAGTCAGTGGCGGCGGGCGTCGGTCTCGCCGGAGTGATGGCGCACTGCGGCGGAAATCCGCTCATCGCCGTGGAACTCCTGGTGGGGGCGATAGCCTCCGCACCGGCGTCCCCGGAGCCCTATGCGGCCCTCGCCGAGCTGTGGCGGGACCGGCGCCCGGAGCTGGAGGCGGGTCTCGAAAGAGACAGTTCCCTGAGCGCCCTGCCTGCGCAGGCGCACTTCCTGTTCCTCAAGGGGGACATGGATGACGCGGCGATGACCCTCGGTTCGGTCACGGGGGCGCGGCCCGACGTGGCGTGGGGCGATGCCCCGTGGTTCGGCGATCCCCGCTTCCTCGCCGCGGTGAGTGCCGAGGCGCTGGCCGAGGCGTGTCTGCGGACCCTGGACTACGGCCACGACCTGGACACCGACGAGATGCGTGAGCGATTCGCGGCCTGGTTCCATGCCATCGACATGGTGTCCCAACGGAGCCCCGTGCCGGAGTCGCTGGCCGCCATGGCACGGCTGCCCCGGGCCTGCGGCCACTACGACCTGTCCTTCGCCCTGTGCGACCGCGCCGACGCCGACGAGCGGGTCATGTGGACCGCGGTCGCACGAGCGGCCACCTGGCGCGTGATGGGCGACCTGGACCGGGCCGCGGCAGCCTTCGAAGACGCCCTGACGCTGGAGCCCGACAACTGGTCCCTCTACCTGGACCTTGCCGACGTACGGGCCGAGCAGGGTGATTTCGCCGCCGCCGTGGACCTCGCCGAACAGGGCCTGCACCACGAACCGCACGAAGTCGCCCTGCGCGCGGCGGCTACCGCGTACCGCACACGCCTGTCCGGCTCGCCCGACGACCTGCGGGCCCTGATCGCCCTGGCGCCACAGCTCGCGAACGCCTCCTACCGGAACCTGCTGATCGACTACGCGTGCGCCGGGCCGGGGCTGCCCCCGACCCTCGTCACCGAGACTCTCCGCCTCCGCAAGAACTGA
- a CDS encoding PadR family transcriptional regulator, whose protein sequence is MEPGDSTKQARAAAQLRKGVLEYCVLALMRDRPRYGVELLHALKDSGALATSQGTVYPLLSRLRRDDLVTTTWQESASGPPRRYYALTDSGRAALDEFTRVWPGFRDAVDAFLTTPHPSTGDPA, encoded by the coding sequence ATGGAACCAGGTGATTCGACCAAGCAGGCCCGGGCAGCCGCCCAACTGCGCAAGGGCGTCCTGGAGTACTGCGTGCTCGCCCTGATGCGGGACCGCCCCCGCTACGGCGTGGAACTCCTCCACGCCCTGAAGGACTCCGGCGCCCTGGCCACCAGTCAGGGCACGGTCTACCCGTTGCTCTCCCGGCTGCGTCGCGACGACCTGGTCACCACCACCTGGCAGGAGTCCGCCTCCGGACCACCCCGCCGCTACTACGCGCTCACCGACAGCGGCCGGGCCGCGCTCGACGAGTTCACCCGCGTCTGGCCCGGCTTCCGTGACGCCGTCGACGCCTTCCTGACCACGCCGCACCCTTCCACCGGAGACCCCGCATGA
- a CDS encoding HAAS signaling domain-containing protein: protein MKTSADPVRDYLSAVEREASALPADRRQELLADLAEHIEVTRAERPDAAIGEVLAELGDPRMIAATALAEAGHVATGASARDGAGAPARRGKVHPLVPLLMLTLSLPFMMVFPDLPGPQIGVLFRVVGAILLCTSVHWAAVQKTTGVLLAAVLPSAVIATWNLSSGGPAGDTPALLANLAMLALLVGTAAWLWRVRRV from the coding sequence ATGAAGACCTCTGCCGATCCCGTACGCGACTATCTCTCCGCCGTCGAGCGCGAGGCATCCGCGCTTCCCGCCGACCGGCGCCAGGAACTCCTCGCCGACCTCGCCGAACACATCGAGGTGACGCGCGCCGAACGCCCCGATGCCGCGATCGGCGAGGTCCTGGCGGAGCTGGGTGACCCCCGCATGATCGCGGCGACGGCGCTGGCCGAGGCGGGGCACGTGGCCACCGGGGCATCGGCCCGGGACGGTGCCGGCGCGCCCGCCCGGCGTGGCAAGGTGCACCCCCTGGTCCCGCTCCTGATGCTCACCCTCTCGCTGCCCTTCATGATGGTCTTCCCCGACCTCCCCGGGCCGCAGATCGGCGTCCTGTTCCGCGTCGTCGGCGCGATACTCCTCTGCACCTCGGTGCACTGGGCCGCCGTTCAGAAGACCACCGGCGTGCTGCTTGCCGCCGTCCTGCCGAGTGCTGTCATCGCCACCTGGAACCTGTCCAGCGGAGGCCCGGCGGGTGACACTCCGGCCCTTCTGGCCAACCTGGCGATGCTCGCTCTGCTCGTCGGCACGGCGGCATGGCTCTGGCGGGTCCGTCGCGTCTGA
- a CDS encoding winged helix-turn-helix transcriptional regulator has protein sequence MTVDEAQPSPAAVRPLSCPVGPVIDIVFSRWTTPILLNLNEYGRQRFVELERRIGTITPKVLTQRLRQLERDGLVERTYYPEVPPRVEYEITELGRSLAPLFATLATWATTNLPKVEQARLTYDATDH, from the coding sequence ATGACCGTGGACGAGGCGCAGCCTTCACCCGCGGCGGTACGCCCCCTCAGCTGCCCCGTGGGACCCGTCATCGACATCGTGTTCAGCCGCTGGACCACACCGATCCTCCTGAACCTGAACGAGTACGGCCGCCAGCGCTTCGTCGAGCTGGAACGCCGCATCGGCACGATCACCCCCAAGGTGCTGACCCAGCGCCTGCGCCAGCTGGAACGCGACGGCCTCGTGGAGCGCACGTACTACCCCGAGGTCCCGCCCCGGGTGGAATACGAGATCACCGAACTGGGCCGCAGTCTGGCCCCCCTGTTCGCCACCCTGGCCACCTGGGCGACCACCAACCTGCCCAAGGTCGAACAGGCCCGCCTGACCTACGACGCCACCGATCACTGA
- a CDS encoding GNAT family N-acetyltransferase: MTGLRIEQPVGDAMLTDWQHVHNVTVPTHFLSLDDVRERVRRNHLEVAYLDDVLVGCTTVRPPESDSSTATVIARVLASHRGRGYGAELYARGLAQARTLGAQTFETVVLASNTDGLRFARKHGFVEFERYLLDGESIHWVTLRHEGDDA, from the coding sequence ATGACCGGTCTCCGTATCGAACAGCCTGTCGGCGACGCCATGCTCACGGACTGGCAGCACGTCCACAACGTGACCGTCCCGACCCACTTCCTCTCGCTCGACGACGTCCGCGAGCGCGTCCGGCGCAACCACCTGGAGGTCGCCTACCTCGACGACGTCCTCGTGGGCTGCACGACGGTCCGCCCGCCGGAGAGCGACTCCTCCACGGCCACGGTGATCGCCCGCGTACTCGCCTCCCACCGCGGCCGGGGATACGGCGCGGAGCTGTACGCACGAGGTCTGGCCCAGGCACGGACCCTCGGCGCCCAAACCTTCGAGACGGTCGTCCTGGCCTCCAACACGGACGGTCTGCGCTTCGCGCGGAAGCACGGGTTCGTCGAGTTCGAGCGCTACCTGCTGGACGGCGAGAGCATCCACTGGGTCACCCTGCGACACGAAGGAGACGACGCATGA
- a CDS encoding DUF2797 domain-containing protein, whose amino-acid sequence MRVGWRCTGLRWPDEGPELGWRRGGAADVRRVSVLSYGKELGFRALGERTCVGARGNVCPVAAVVPARSTGARCPECARLDRAHSVAADTIADDPRTYRVYLAWFGPGMVKVGITAEERGAARLREQGAVVFSWLGRGPLMAARRTEEVLRAALGVPDRIPYARKRAVRGMLPGVGERAAEVAESYGRAAALEGGGWPDSLERLPFEAVDHGELFGLGGTEVARAVTGLVDGGVVAGRLVAAAGPDLHLETGAGGVVVLDTRLVTGWDLTGADARAGVGVPVVDIGGGGVQDGLF is encoded by the coding sequence ATGCGTGTGGGATGGCGGTGCACCGGTCTGCGGTGGCCCGACGAAGGGCCCGAGCTGGGGTGGCGCAGGGGCGGGGCTGCGGATGTCCGGCGGGTGAGTGTCCTCTCGTACGGGAAGGAGCTCGGTTTCCGGGCCCTCGGGGAGCGGACCTGCGTCGGGGCGCGGGGCAACGTGTGTCCGGTGGCTGCCGTGGTGCCGGCGCGCAGTACGGGGGCACGCTGTCCGGAGTGCGCGCGGCTGGACCGGGCGCATTCGGTGGCGGCCGACACGATCGCCGACGACCCCCGCACGTACCGCGTCTACCTCGCCTGGTTCGGGCCCGGGATGGTCAAGGTCGGGATCACCGCCGAGGAGCGGGGTGCGGCGCGGCTGCGGGAGCAGGGGGCCGTGGTGTTCAGCTGGCTGGGGCGCGGGCCGTTGATGGCCGCCCGGCGCACGGAGGAAGTGCTGCGGGCCGCGCTCGGGGTGCCGGACCGGATTCCGTACGCCAGGAAGCGGGCGGTGCGGGGGATGCTGCCGGGAGTCGGGGAGCGGGCCGCCGAGGTGGCCGAGTCGTACGGGCGGGCCGCGGCGCTCGAAGGGGGCGGGTGGCCGGACTCCTTGGAGCGCCTGCCGTTCGAGGCCGTCGACCACGGGGAGCTGTTCGGGCTCGGCGGGACGGAGGTGGCACGGGCGGTGACGGGGCTGGTCGACGGGGGTGTGGTGGCTGGGCGGCTGGTGGCGGCGGCGGGGCCCGATCTGCATCTGGAGACCGGTGCGGGCGGTGTCGTGGTGCTGGACACCCGGCTGGTCACCGGGTGGGATCTCACGGGGGCCGACGCGCGGGCGGGGGTCGGGGTGCCCGTCGTCGATATCGGGGGCGGCGGGGTGCAGGACGGGCTGTTCTGA
- a CDS encoding amidohydrolase family protein, translating into MGGVAGVTGDSADVVRFWERLGLPGIIDVHTHFMPEQVLRKVWAYFDSVGPLTGMEWPIAYRHDEDERLALLRSFGVLRFTSMIYPHRAGMAAWLNGWSAEFAERVPDCLHTATFFPEEGVEGYVRKAVEAGARVFKSHLQVGAYDANDPLLEPVWGLLAEAGIPVVIHCGSGPAPGLYTGPEPVGRLLARHPRLRLVVAHMGMPEYADFLALAETYPEVRLDTTMAFTDFSEEFTPFPVGERGRLADLGDRILLGTDFPNIPYPYVHQLHALERLELGDAWLRAVCHGNADALFG; encoded by the coding sequence GTGGGCGGGGTTGCGGGCGTGACGGGTGACAGCGCGGATGTCGTGCGGTTCTGGGAGCGGCTCGGGCTTCCCGGGATCATCGACGTCCATACGCACTTCATGCCGGAGCAGGTGCTTCGCAAGGTGTGGGCGTACTTCGACTCGGTGGGGCCGCTGACCGGCATGGAGTGGCCGATCGCCTACCGGCACGACGAGGACGAACGGCTCGCCCTGCTGCGGTCGTTCGGGGTGCTCCGCTTCACCTCGATGATCTATCCGCACCGGGCCGGTATGGCGGCCTGGCTGAACGGCTGGTCGGCCGAGTTCGCGGAGCGGGTGCCCGACTGTCTGCACACGGCGACCTTCTTCCCTGAGGAGGGCGTGGAGGGATACGTGCGCAAGGCCGTCGAGGCGGGCGCCCGGGTGTTCAAGTCGCACCTCCAGGTCGGCGCCTACGACGCGAACGACCCCCTGCTGGAGCCCGTGTGGGGACTGCTCGCGGAAGCCGGGATTCCGGTGGTGATCCACTGCGGGTCCGGTCCCGCGCCCGGTCTGTACACCGGGCCGGAACCGGTGGGCCGGCTGCTGGCACGGCATCCGCGGCTGCGGCTCGTGGTGGCGCACATGGGGATGCCGGAGTACGCGGACTTCCTGGCGCTGGCGGAGACGTACCCCGAGGTGCGGCTCGACACGACGATGGCGTTCACGGACTTCAGTGAGGAGTTCACCCCCTTCCCCGTCGGGGAACGGGGGCGGCTCGCGGATCTGGGGGACCGGATTCTGCTGGGCACGGACTTCCCGAACATCCCCTATCCGTACGTCCACCAACTGCACGCTCTGGAGCGCCTGGAGCTGGGCGACGCGTGGTTGCGGGCCGTGTGCCACGGGAACGCGGACGCCTTGTTCGGCTGA
- a CDS encoding response regulator transcription factor: MTTTTSPQGRTELLRPDRNPVRVLVVDDEAPLAELLSMALRYEGWDVRSAGDGAAAVRAARDFRPDAVVLDVMLPDMDGLAVLGRMRRELSDVPVLFLTARDSVEDRIAGLTAGGDDYVTKPFSLEEVVARLRGLIRRSGTAAAARSDSTLVVGDLVLNEDSHEVSRGEQSIHLTATEFELLRFLMRNPRRVLSKAQILDRVWNYDFGGQANVVELYISYLRKKIDAGRSPMIHTRRGAGYLIKPGE; the protein is encoded by the coding sequence ATGACGACGACGACCTCGCCCCAGGGGCGTACCGAACTGCTCAGGCCGGACCGCAACCCGGTCCGCGTACTCGTGGTGGACGACGAGGCTCCGCTCGCCGAGCTGCTCTCCATGGCCCTGCGGTACGAGGGCTGGGACGTGCGCAGCGCAGGGGACGGCGCAGCCGCCGTGCGCGCGGCGCGCGACTTCCGGCCCGACGCGGTGGTTCTCGACGTGATGCTGCCCGACATGGACGGGCTCGCCGTCCTCGGCAGGATGCGCCGGGAGCTCTCCGACGTGCCGGTGCTGTTCCTGACGGCGCGCGACTCGGTCGAGGACCGCATCGCCGGGCTCACCGCTGGGGGCGACGACTACGTCACCAAGCCGTTCAGCCTGGAGGAGGTCGTGGCACGGCTGCGCGGGCTGATCCGCCGGTCGGGCACGGCCGCCGCGGCGCGGAGCGATTCCACGCTCGTGGTCGGTGACCTGGTGCTCAACGAGGACAGTCACGAGGTCAGCCGGGGCGAGCAGTCGATCCATCTCACGGCGACGGAGTTCGAGCTGCTGCGCTTCCTGATGCGCAACCCGCGCCGGGTGCTGAGCAAGGCGCAGATCCTGGACCGGGTGTGGAACTACGACTTCGGGGGTCAGGCGAACGTCGTCGAGCTCTACATCTCGTACCTCCGCAAGAAGATCGACGCGGGGCGTTCCCCGATGATCCACACCCGCCGCGGGGCCGGGTATCTCATCAAGCCTGGTGAGTAG
- a CDS encoding ATP-binding protein, whose protein sequence is MSRRVRVAGRVRKPWTLRTRLVVSAVSLIAVVAAVIGSVTAIAFQSYMYGKLDDQLHSIAVRAERPPGAPAPAGIKDTGPLGFVGMGGQPFGTVGAVVDEGSVTESKVVEYQGQRAQENTRTLTGAESLALESAGAEVGSGVHDVDLPGLGSYRVEAVGTSDGGTLLVGIPADEVRSDLTALILVEVCVTAAGLVAAAIAGPAMVGVALRPLRRVAATATRVSELPLHSGEVDLAERVPDAEADPRTEVGQVGAALNRMLGHVGSALEVRQESETRVRQFVADASHELRTPLASIRGYAELTRRGREDAGPDTRHALGRIESEAQRMTGMVEDLLLLARLDAGRPLSYESTDLSPLVVDAVSDARVARRAGESGAREEEHHWRLELPEVPASVRADPTRLHQVLINLLANARTHTPPGTTVTVRVRSAGAGHPWVTLEVQDDGPGIAAELLPHVFERFARGDASRSRNAGSTGLGLAIVQAVVAAHDGRVEVRSVPGNTVFAVRLPADPVYAGR, encoded by the coding sequence GTGAGTAGGCGCGTGCGGGTGGCCGGCCGGGTACGGAAGCCGTGGACCCTGCGGACCCGGCTCGTCGTGTCCGCCGTGTCGCTCATCGCGGTCGTGGCCGCCGTCATCGGCTCGGTGACCGCCATCGCGTTCCAGAGCTATATGTACGGCAAGCTGGACGACCAGCTGCACTCCATCGCCGTACGGGCCGAACGGCCGCCCGGTGCGCCCGCCCCCGCGGGGATCAAGGACACCGGGCCGCTGGGCTTCGTCGGGATGGGCGGCCAGCCCTTCGGCACGGTCGGCGCCGTGGTCGACGAGGGCTCGGTCACCGAGTCGAAGGTGGTCGAGTACCAGGGGCAGCGCGCGCAGGAGAACACGAGGACGCTGACCGGCGCCGAGTCTTTGGCGCTGGAGAGCGCCGGGGCCGAGGTGGGTTCCGGGGTGCACGACGTCGATCTGCCGGGCCTCGGCAGCTACCGCGTGGAGGCCGTCGGTACGTCCGACGGGGGCACGCTTCTCGTCGGCATCCCCGCCGACGAGGTGCGCAGCGATCTCACCGCCCTGATCCTCGTGGAGGTCTGCGTCACCGCGGCCGGACTCGTCGCCGCCGCCATCGCCGGCCCCGCCATGGTCGGCGTCGCCCTGCGCCCGCTGCGCCGGGTGGCCGCGACCGCGACCCGGGTCTCCGAACTCCCCCTGCACAGCGGTGAGGTGGACCTCGCCGAGCGGGTGCCGGACGCCGAGGCCGATCCGCGCACCGAGGTCGGGCAGGTCGGCGCCGCCCTCAACCGGATGCTGGGGCACGTCGGTTCGGCGCTGGAGGTGCGTCAGGAGAGCGAGACGCGGGTCCGGCAGTTCGTCGCCGACGCCAGCCACGAACTGCGTACTCCCCTGGCCTCGATACGCGGCTACGCCGAACTGACCCGGCGCGGACGCGAGGACGCCGGCCCCGACACCCGGCACGCGCTGGGGCGGATCGAGTCGGAGGCGCAGCGGATGACCGGGATGGTGGAGGACCTGCTGCTCCTGGCCCGGCTCGACGCGGGGCGTCCGCTCTCGTACGAGAGCACCGATCTGTCGCCGCTCGTCGTCGACGCGGTGAGCGACGCGCGTGTCGCCCGGCGGGCCGGGGAGAGCGGTGCGCGGGAGGAGGAGCATCACTGGCGTCTTGAGCTGCCGGAGGTTCCCGCGTCCGTGCGGGCCGATCCGACCCGGCTCCATCAGGTGCTGATCAACCTCCTGGCGAACGCCCGCACCCACACCCCACCCGGGACCACGGTCACCGTGCGCGTCCGCTCGGCGGGCGCCGGCCACCCCTGGGTGACGCTCGAAGTGCAGGACGACGGGCCGGGCATCGCGGCGGAGCTGCTGCCGCACGTCTTCGAACGGTTCGCGCGGGGCGACGCCTCGCGCTCGCGCAACGCGGGCTCCACCGGTCTCGGGCTCGCCATCGTGCAGGCCGTCGTCGCCGCGCACGACGGGCGGGTGGAGGTGCGGTCGGTGCCGGGGAACACGGTGTTCGCGGTCCGGCTCCCGGCCGATCCGGTGTACGCGGGTAGGTAG
- a CDS encoding bifunctional glycosyltransferase family 2/GtrA family protein — translation MRTDTPWSTLPAREHLLAGAVDAAGAPVLDVVVPVFNEEKDLETCVRRLHEHLERTFPYPFRITVADNASTDSTPQVAARLAATVPEVRSYRLEEKGRGRALRTVWSHSDAPVLAYMDVDLSTDLNALLPLVAPLISGHSDLAIGSRLARSSRVVRGSKREFISRAYNLILRSSLAARFSDAQCGFKAIRREVAQRLLPMVEDTGWFFDTEMLVLAERAGLRIHEVPVDWVDDPDSTVHIVRTATEDLKGVWRVGRALAVGALPLDRLARPFGDDPRDRALPGVPGGLARQLVGFCVVGALSTLFYLLLYSLFRSGFGPQFANGGALLVSAVANTAANRRLTFRVRGRGGAVRHQAQGLVVFAIGLALTSGSLAALGAASGAPSHGTELAVLITANLAATVLRFLLFRAWVFPDRSASEHELRNVR, via the coding sequence ATGCGAACCGACACCCCCTGGAGTACCTTGCCGGCCCGGGAGCACCTCCTGGCCGGAGCGGTCGACGCGGCCGGTGCACCCGTACTCGACGTCGTGGTCCCCGTCTTCAACGAGGAGAAGGATCTCGAAACCTGTGTGCGCAGGCTGCACGAGCACCTCGAGCGGACCTTCCCGTACCCCTTCCGGATCACCGTCGCCGACAACGCGAGCACCGACAGCACGCCCCAGGTGGCGGCGCGGCTCGCGGCGACCGTCCCGGAAGTGCGCTCGTACCGGCTGGAGGAGAAGGGCCGGGGGCGTGCGCTGCGCACCGTCTGGTCCCACTCGGACGCGCCGGTCCTCGCCTACATGGACGTCGATCTCTCGACCGACCTCAACGCGCTGCTGCCGCTGGTCGCGCCCCTGATCTCGGGCCACTCCGACCTCGCCATCGGCTCCCGGCTCGCGCGCAGTTCGCGGGTGGTGCGCGGCTCGAAGCGGGAGTTCATCTCGCGGGCCTACAACCTCATCCTGCGCTCCTCGCTGGCTGCCCGCTTCAGTGACGCCCAGTGCGGATTCAAGGCGATACGGCGTGAGGTGGCCCAGCGGCTGCTGCCGATGGTCGAGGACACCGGCTGGTTCTTCGACACCGAGATGCTGGTCCTCGCCGAGCGCGCCGGGCTGCGCATCCACGAGGTGCCGGTCGACTGGGTCGACGACCCCGACTCCACGGTGCACATCGTGCGGACGGCGACCGAGGACCTCAAGGGTGTGTGGCGGGTGGGGCGGGCGCTGGCCGTCGGCGCCCTGCCGCTCGACCGGCTCGCCCGGCCCTTCGGGGACGATCCGCGCGACCGCGCGCTGCCCGGGGTGCCGGGCGGGCTGGCCCGCCAGCTGGTCGGGTTCTGTGTCGTGGGCGCCCTCTCCACGCTCTTCTACCTCCTCCTGTACTCGCTGTTCCGGTCGGGCTTCGGGCCGCAGTTCGCCAACGGCGGCGCACTGCTGGTGTCGGCCGTCGCCAATACGGCAGCCAACCGGAGGCTCACCTTCCGAGTGCGGGGACGGGGCGGCGCCGTGCGCCACCAGGCGCAGGGGCTCGTCGTCTTCGCCATCGGTCTCGCCCTGACGAGCGGCTCGCTCGCCGCACTCGGCGCGGCGTCCGGCGCGCCCTCGCACGGCACGGAACTCGCCGTCCTGATCACGGCCAACCTCGCGGCGACGGTGCTGCGGTTTCTGCTCTTCCGCGCCTGGGTCTTCCCGGACCGGAGCGCCTCCGAACACGAACTGAGGAACGTCCGATGA
- a CDS encoding ArnT family glycosyltransferase produces the protein MTTLYPDHLPAPPPGVSAGHGRPRAPFLRRALRGREDDPRWVRPAVFGMLLVVGLAYLWNLSASGYANSFYSAAVQAGSQSWKAFFFGSLDSANAITVDKPPATLWPMALSVRIFGLNAWALLVPQVLMAVATAGVLHAAVRRRFGAPAGLITMAVFALTPVAALMFRFNNPDALLALLMTVTVYCVLRALENGRTKWLVWAGVAVGFAFLTKTLQAFLILPPLAVLYAVCAPTSVRKRLGQLALSALTMVVAGGWWVAIVELWPASSRPYIGGSQNNSFLELTFGYNGLGRLNGEETGSVGGGGGGGGQGGGWGETGIGRMFNSEIGGQISWLLPAALILLLAGVWLTRKAKRTDTARAAFLAWGGSLLMTALVFSFMAGIFHQYYTVALAPYLAALVGMGVTVLWEERALGWARAVLAGTLAVTVYWSFVLLGRTPDYLPWLRWTVLVAGFVGAVGLLLVPRLGRRLSLAVVGLGFAASLAGPTAYTLSTLDTGHQGSIVTAGPAGASMMGGGRGGPGGGGEGPGGGMGRPPGAGQQGQGQPGQGQGQAGQGQNGRPQGAMPGGGAMPGGTMPGGTAPGGAMGEGGGGGGMGGLLNGSSVSAKAEKLLKANAGDYTWAAAAIGSQNAASYQLATGEPVMAIGGFNGSDPAPTLAQFKSYVEDGRIHYFISGGMGGGGGNSGASSQISSWVEDHFAEVTVGSATFYDLTQPVDEG, from the coding sequence ATGACCACCCTGTACCCCGACCATCTCCCCGCCCCGCCGCCGGGCGTCTCCGCGGGACACGGGCGTCCCCGGGCGCCGTTCCTGCGCCGCGCCCTGCGGGGCAGGGAGGACGACCCGCGCTGGGTGCGGCCCGCCGTGTTCGGCATGCTGCTCGTCGTGGGACTGGCCTACCTCTGGAACCTCAGCGCCTCCGGATACGCCAACTCCTTCTACTCCGCGGCCGTACAGGCCGGCAGCCAGAGCTGGAAGGCGTTCTTCTTCGGCTCGCTCGACTCCGCCAACGCCATCACCGTGGACAAGCCCCCGGCCACGCTCTGGCCGATGGCCCTCTCGGTGCGGATCTTCGGCCTCAACGCGTGGGCGCTCCTCGTCCCGCAGGTGCTGATGGCCGTGGCCACGGCCGGGGTGCTCCATGCCGCCGTGCGCCGCCGCTTCGGCGCGCCCGCCGGGCTGATCACGATGGCGGTCTTCGCGCTGACGCCCGTCGCCGCGCTGATGTTCCGCTTCAACAACCCGGACGCGCTCCTCGCGCTCCTGATGACCGTCACCGTCTACTGCGTGCTCCGCGCGCTGGAGAACGGGCGGACGAAGTGGCTGGTGTGGGCCGGCGTCGCCGTCGGGTTCGCGTTCCTGACGAAGACCCTCCAGGCGTTCCTGATCCTGCCGCCGCTCGCCGTGCTCTACGCGGTGTGCGCGCCCACCTCCGTACGCAAGCGGCTGGGCCAACTCGCTCTGTCCGCACTCACGATGGTGGTCGCCGGCGGCTGGTGGGTGGCGATCGTCGAGCTGTGGCCCGCCTCCTCGCGTCCGTACATCGGCGGCTCGCAGAACAACTCCTTCCTGGAGCTGACCTTCGGCTACAACGGACTCGGCCGGCTCAACGGCGAAGAGACCGGAAGCGTCGGCGGCGGGGGCGGCGGAGGCGGCCAGGGCGGCGGCTGGGGAGAGACCGGCATCGGCCGGATGTTCAACTCCGAGATCGGCGGCCAGATCTCCTGGCTGCTGCCCGCCGCGCTGATCCTGCTGCTCGCGGGCGTCTGGCTCACCCGGAAGGCGAAGCGCACGGACACCGCCCGTGCGGCGTTCCTCGCCTGGGGCGGCTCGCTGCTGATGACCGCGCTCGTCTTCAGCTTCATGGCCGGCATCTTCCACCAGTACTACACGGTGGCTCTCGCTCCGTACCTCGCGGCGCTCGTCGGCATGGGTGTCACGGTGCTGTGGGAGGAACGCGCGCTGGGATGGGCGCGGGCGGTGCTCGCCGGAACGCTCGCCGTCACCGTGTACTGGTCCTTCGTCCTGCTGGGGCGCACCCCGGACTATCTGCCGTGGCTGCGCTGGACCGTACTGGTGGCCGGGTTCGTGGGCGCGGTGGGTCTGCTGCTCGTCCCCCGGCTGGGGCGCCGGCTGTCCCTCGCCGTGGTGGGGCTGGGCTTCGCCGCGTCGCTGGCGGGGCCGACGGCGTACACGCTCAGCACGCTCGACACCGGACACCAGGGCTCGATCGTCACCGCGGGTCCGGCAGGCGCCAGCATGATGGGCGGCGGCCGGGGCGGTCCCGGTGGCGGCGGAGAGGGCCCGGGCGGCGGAATGGGCCGGCCTCCGGGCGCCGGTCAGCAGGGCCAGGGCCAGCCGGGCCAGGGTCAGGGCCAGGCAGGGCAGGGCCAGAACGGCCGGCCGCAGGGCGCGATGCCGGGCGGCGGCGCCATGCCGGGCGGAACCATGCCCGGCGGCACGGCCCCGGGCGGTGCCATGGGCGAAGGCGGCGGTGGCGGCGGGATGGGCGGACTGCTCAACGGTTCGTCCGTCAGCGCCAAGGCCGAGAAGCTCCTGAAGGCGAATGCGGGGGACTACACCTGGGCCGCCGCGGCCATCGGCTCGCAGAACGCGGCCAGCTACCAACTCGCCACCGGCGAGCCGGTCATGGCGATCGGCGGCTTCAACGGGAGCGACCCCGCTCCGACGCTCGCGCAGTTCAAGAGCTACGTCGAGGACGGCCGGATCCACTACTTCATCTCCGGCGGCATGGGCGGAGGCGGTGGCAACAGCGGCGCCTCCTCGCAGATCTCCTCGTGGGTCGAGGACCACTTCGCCGAGGTCACGGTCGGCAGCGCGACCTTCTACGACCTGACGCAGCCGGTGGACGAGGGGTGA